A genome region from Ahaetulla prasina isolate Xishuangbanna chromosome 8, ASM2864084v1, whole genome shotgun sequence includes the following:
- the DCUN1D4 gene encoding DCN1-like protein 4 isoform X2, whose protein sequence is MPPRKKRRPTTGDDLTAKKSRHDGMYRKYDSTRIRSEDDMFSSKRCLEWFYEYAGTDDVVGPEGMEKFCEDIGVEPENVAMLVLAWKLDAQNMGYFTLQEWLKGMTSLQCDTTEKLRNSLDYLRSLLNEPMNFKLIYRYAFDFAREKDQRSLDMNTAKCMLGLLLGKTWPLFPVFHQFLEQSKYKVINKDQWCNVLEFSRSINLDLSNYDEDGAWPVLLDEFVEWYKEKQMT, encoded by the exons ATGCCTCCAAGAAAAAAAAGGCGACCTACAACAGGAGATGATCTGACAGCTAAAAAAAGTAGACATGATGG caTGTACAGAAAATATGATTCTACCAGAATAAGGTCAGAAGATGATATGTTTTCAAGTAAAAGGTGTTTAGAATGGTTCTATGAATATGCAG GAACAGATGATGTTGTGGGTCCTGAAGGAATGGAGAAGTTCTGTGAGGACATAGGGGTTGAGCCAGAAAAT GTAGCCATGCTTGTGTTGGCTTGGAAATTGGATGCTCAGAACATGGGCTATTTTACATTGCAAGAATGGCTAAAAGGAATGACATCCCTGCA GTGTGACACAACAGAGAAGCTAAGAAATTCTTTGGATTACTTGAGATCTTTATTAAACGAGCCTATGAATTTTAAGCTTATTTATAGATATGCATTTGACTTCGCACGT GAAAAAGATCAGCGAAGCCTAGATATGAATACTGCCAAGTGTATGCTAGGACTTCTCTTAGGAAAAACATGGCCCCTCTTTCCAGTATTTCATCAGTTCTTAGAG CAATCTAAGTACAAAGTTATCAACAAGGACCAATGGTGCAACGTTCTGGAATTCAGCAGATCCATTAATCTTGACCTCAGCAATTATGACGAAGACGGAGCAT GGCCAGTGTTGCTGGATGAATTTGTGGAGTGGTATAAAGAGAAACAAATGACATAG
- the DCUN1D4 gene encoding DCN1-like protein 4 isoform X1 — protein MHSDAAAVNFQLNSHLSTLANIHKIYHTLNRLNLTEDTSQDDHQTGNLRSCSSSDSFSKVMPPRKKRRPTTGDDLTAKKSRHDGMYRKYDSTRIRSEDDMFSSKRCLEWFYEYAGTDDVVGPEGMEKFCEDIGVEPENVAMLVLAWKLDAQNMGYFTLQEWLKGMTSLQCDTTEKLRNSLDYLRSLLNEPMNFKLIYRYAFDFAREKDQRSLDMNTAKCMLGLLLGKTWPLFPVFHQFLEQSKYKVINKDQWCNVLEFSRSINLDLSNYDEDGAWPVLLDEFVEWYKEKQMT, from the exons ATTTTCAGCTGAACTCTCATCTATCAACACTGGCAAATATTCACAAGATTTATCATACTCTTAATAGGCTG aatttgacAGAAGATACTAGTCAAGACGATCACCAAACAG GAAACCTGAGATCTTGCAGTTCATCAGACAGCTTTAGCAAAGTGATGCCTCCAAGAAAAAAAAGGCGACCTACAACAGGAGATGATCTGACAGCTAAAAAAAGTAGACATGATGG caTGTACAGAAAATATGATTCTACCAGAATAAGGTCAGAAGATGATATGTTTTCAAGTAAAAGGTGTTTAGAATGGTTCTATGAATATGCAG GAACAGATGATGTTGTGGGTCCTGAAGGAATGGAGAAGTTCTGTGAGGACATAGGGGTTGAGCCAGAAAAT GTAGCCATGCTTGTGTTGGCTTGGAAATTGGATGCTCAGAACATGGGCTATTTTACATTGCAAGAATGGCTAAAAGGAATGACATCCCTGCA GTGTGACACAACAGAGAAGCTAAGAAATTCTTTGGATTACTTGAGATCTTTATTAAACGAGCCTATGAATTTTAAGCTTATTTATAGATATGCATTTGACTTCGCACGT GAAAAAGATCAGCGAAGCCTAGATATGAATACTGCCAAGTGTATGCTAGGACTTCTCTTAGGAAAAACATGGCCCCTCTTTCCAGTATTTCATCAGTTCTTAGAG CAATCTAAGTACAAAGTTATCAACAAGGACCAATGGTGCAACGTTCTGGAATTCAGCAGATCCATTAATCTTGACCTCAGCAATTATGACGAAGACGGAGCAT GGCCAGTGTTGCTGGATGAATTTGTGGAGTGGTATAAAGAGAAACAAATGACATAG